One window from the genome of Bacillus rossius redtenbacheri isolate Brsri chromosome 10, Brsri_v3, whole genome shotgun sequence encodes:
- the LOC134536280 gene encoding transmembrane protein 192 translates to MVSLSRGFSSSSGGGVFFNDASLSIEDDAQQLEPIIGALEASNFHTLDTVLVSALHLSLAIGQLVLALVLFVVWPYDSRRCDPYFIILYVQAAHWCISLIIHLHIKNKHNLLRVNGYHEFFRKMYSRSQMPFYIVSMWSAVLLVVAAAGEQASPDFRRQCRSESSYLSPAGYLCGVVGAETLALVAAISFYLSRVVRFNRKKPAPDVLRDEWMISLIQNNYGSGEVGYRERSSQLQDLLEKQADVIRSLRDQSARLSLKVMLLSSGPSAARP, encoded by the exons ATGGTCAGCCTTTCTAGGGGCTTCAGCTCATCTTCAGGA GGAGGCGTGTTCTTCAACGACGCGTCTCTCAGCATCGAGGACGACGCGCAGCAGCTGGAGCCCATCATCGGGGCGCTGGAAGCCAGCAACTTCCACACGCTGGACACggtgctggtgtcggcgctgcatCTCTCCCTCGCG ATTGGTCAGCTGGTGCTCGCTCTCGTGCTGTTTGTCGTGTGGCCGTACGACAGCCGGAGGTGCGATCCGTACTTCATCATCCTGTACGTCCAGGCCGCCCACTGGTGCATCTCGCTG ATTATACATCTACACATCAAGAACAAACACAATCTGCTGAGAGTAAATGGCTACCACGAGTTTTTCCGGAAGATGTACAGCCGCTCCCAGATGCCTTTCTACATCGTCTCTATGT GGAGCGCAGTGCTGCTGGTGGTCGCAGCGGCGGGGGAGCAGGCGAGCCCCGACTTCCGCCGGCAGTGCCGCTCCGAGTCCAGCTACCTCTCGCCGGCCGGGTACCTGTGTGGCGTGGTGGGGGCCGAGACCCTGGCGCTGGTCGCGGCCATCTCCTTCTACCTGT CCCGAGTTGTGCGCTTCAACAGGAAGAAGCCCGCGCCGGATGTCCTGAGAGACGAGTGGATGATCAGTCTCATACAGAACAACTACGGCAGCGGGGAAGTCGGCTACAG GGAGCGCAGCAGCCAGCTCCAGGACCTGCTGGAGAAGCAGGCGGACGTGATCCGCTCCCTGCGCGACCAGAGCGCTCGGCTCAGCCTCAAGGTCATGCTGCTGAGCTCCGGGCCGAGCGCCGCCCGCCCCTAG